Proteins encoded in a region of the Cytobacillus pseudoceanisediminis genome:
- a CDS encoding phage tail tip lysozyme codes for MLAKLQYNEHFYKQALKGNTELVKQFHKLYGVDLNSFKNLAAAKWKIEERVLEKISKAWSNHYTQAMHAASAIQMATGNHFSGSLLAMLNQSKIASSFAGMQMSFNDIFMDQIDLATGASIANNGLADSTEKAGKALESSTYISDKYKQALESVNLQLEKQRAIKAKFPQHSKEYQNALKNEIKLLDQQKKLIQEQAKSLDSQIKSGKIMEVGRVVTSKSSSSTSVSSGGTSSQIWNFFKSKGFTDSVVAGIMGNLQLESGLNPNALNKSSGAFGIAQWLGGRKTGLSNYAASMGTSISDLNTQLNFLWKELKSTEKRTLNYLNSNQGASEASIAAAFDRLFERSEGTHIPQRQQFANQFLSQFRGTSGGTYSEASKEVPENMASVDSAKSQLLQLQQDAIAVEQQMQELFMDLVDAQLSSFDRIKNSYSDDLAKIDLIQRRETQGSKEWLIQQAEKEDIIDKQIEQEKKAVKFLKEQIKANKDLNAAQRSLLEDQLVDRYQELYSLEQNLLDEGISMAEQTIDTYKKAAEAQKNAAIKAIDEIINGINKEAEEADYKKKLENAQKSRQEILDEIAKLSIDDSFAAKKRIEELRKQFQEQEESIENMQDEKSRQDRIDSLNEQKENIESDYDNLINDERKFAQMRSDIINGNTKQIQKDLVKYYANIKANANVLGKALSNNLIDLINQANKYLNGKDYKPIKVAQAKNGGILPSWGSQGKAMIVHEEEMISNKHDTKNLLAAMGMSEKLVNALSNFKVPSILPNVAMPKLQSPPNVSNKTVGDTYFNVHIDNINGDSSLKYTMEKVAEAALKKSYENMVSGVKIIGGKM; via the coding sequence ATGCTTGCAAAACTTCAGTACAATGAACACTTCTACAAACAAGCCTTAAAGGGCAATACAGAATTAGTGAAACAGTTCCATAAGTTATATGGTGTTGATTTAAACTCCTTTAAAAACTTAGCAGCAGCTAAATGGAAAATTGAAGAAAGAGTATTGGAGAAAATCTCGAAAGCTTGGTCTAATCATTATACTCAAGCTATGCATGCTGCATCTGCGATTCAAATGGCAACTGGTAATCATTTTAGTGGATCTTTGTTGGCGATGTTAAACCAATCTAAGATTGCTAGTTCATTTGCAGGAATGCAAATGTCATTTAATGATATTTTTATGGATCAGATAGATTTAGCAACTGGTGCTTCAATTGCAAACAATGGATTGGCTGACTCCACTGAAAAAGCAGGAAAAGCTCTTGAGTCATCTACTTATATAAGTGATAAGTATAAACAAGCTCTTGAGTCTGTAAATTTACAGCTTGAGAAACAAAGAGCCATTAAAGCAAAGTTCCCTCAGCATTCCAAGGAATATCAAAATGCATTAAAAAATGAAATCAAACTCCTGGATCAACAGAAAAAGCTGATTCAAGAACAAGCAAAGTCATTAGATTCCCAGATTAAGTCCGGTAAGATTATGGAAGTTGGAAGAGTTGTAACATCAAAATCATCTTCCTCAACCTCAGTTTCATCTGGAGGCACATCATCTCAGATATGGAATTTCTTTAAGTCAAAAGGATTCACAGATAGTGTTGTAGCAGGTATTATGGGTAATCTGCAACTTGAGTCAGGATTAAATCCGAATGCTTTAAACAAATCTTCAGGTGCTTTTGGTATTGCTCAATGGCTTGGCGGACGTAAAACAGGTCTAAGTAATTATGCTGCTTCAATGGGAACGAGTATTAGTGATTTAAATACTCAGCTTAACTTCTTATGGAAAGAATTGAAAAGCACAGAAAAGAGAACGCTTAACTATTTAAATAGTAACCAAGGGGCAAGTGAAGCTTCGATTGCTGCAGCATTTGATCGACTCTTTGAGCGTTCTGAAGGGACTCATATACCTCAAAGACAACAATTTGCTAATCAATTTTTAAGTCAATTCAGGGGTACTAGTGGGGGCACATACTCAGAAGCATCTAAAGAAGTACCAGAAAACATGGCTAGTGTTGATTCTGCAAAATCGCAACTTCTTCAATTACAACAAGATGCAATAGCTGTTGAACAGCAAATGCAAGAATTGTTTATGGATTTAGTGGATGCTCAGCTATCTAGTTTTGATCGGATTAAAAATTCATACTCTGACGATTTAGCAAAAATTGATCTTATTCAGCGTAGAGAAACACAGGGTTCAAAGGAATGGTTAATACAACAAGCTGAGAAAGAAGACATTATTGACAAACAAATTGAACAAGAGAAGAAGGCTGTTAAGTTTCTCAAGGAGCAAATAAAAGCAAATAAAGACTTGAATGCTGCTCAGAGATCCCTGCTTGAAGACCAATTAGTGGATAGATACCAAGAACTGTACTCACTTGAACAAAATCTGTTAGATGAAGGTATTTCTATGGCTGAACAGACCATTGATACATATAAGAAAGCTGCAGAAGCTCAGAAGAATGCTGCAATTAAAGCCATTGATGAAATTATAAATGGAATCAATAAAGAGGCAGAAGAGGCTGATTATAAGAAGAAGCTTGAAAATGCCCAGAAGAGCAGACAAGAAATACTTGATGAAATCGCAAAATTATCAATCGATGACTCTTTCGCAGCTAAGAAGAGGATTGAAGAATTAAGAAAACAATTCCAAGAACAAGAAGAATCAATTGAAAATATGCAGGATGAAAAATCAAGACAAGATAGAATTGACAGCTTAAACGAGCAGAAAGAGAATATTGAATCAGATTACGATAATCTAATCAATGATGAACGTAAATTTGCTCAGATGCGCTCAGATATTATTAACGGTAATACAAAACAGATTCAAAAGGATCTGGTAAAGTATTATGCAAATATTAAAGCCAATGCTAATGTCCTTGGTAAGGCATTAAGTAACAACCTCATTGACCTTATTAATCAGGCTAATAAATACTTAAACGGGAAAGATTACAAGCCTATTAAAGTTGCACAAGCTAAGAATGGCGGAATTTTGCCTTCGTGGGGTTCACAGGGTAAGGCTATGATTGTTCATGAAGAAGAAATGATTTCAAATAAGCATGATACGAAGAACCTTTTAGCTGCAATGGGTATGTCTGAAAAGCTGGTCAATGCACTTTCTAATTTCAAAGTTCCTTCTATCTTGCCAAACGTTGCAATGCCTAAACTGCAGTCTCCTCCGAATGTTTCTAATAAAACTGTTGGGGATACATACTTTAATGTACATATTGACAATATTAATGGTGATTCCAGCCTTAAGTACACTATGGAAAAAGTTGCTGAGGCTGCTCTAAAGAAGTCTTATGAAAATATGGTTAGTGGTGTGAAGATAATTGGTGGTAAAATGTAA
- a CDS encoding phage tail tape measure protein — protein sequence MYKQEASLKAKNLINTNQNNKNFDDNVVKNWLNSVNALNTSTPMATQQMDRLRMQFRNIQSEAANSNTQVSRFGTTMENAFGRMPIYMAASAALFAPFVALDRLIDTLYLLDERLVTIDKVSENADLASIFDKATEAALKFGQTIDGTLESLGEIQKLGFSTADAESLNSNAMLLSTVGEFKSNADAANYLVAIMRQYKLEIADTARVVDALNEVSNKTGADTVSLSQGLSKASSTAATAGVSFHELNGMIANTQEVLKISGNEAGTFYKTLFSRFLRDKTQSMLQSLGIETKTMSGELRSATDVLRDLGDQWETFDAQTKNAIASQLGGGWHVAKTISLLENQDNVLKNINISMDSYGSATEELSTFQEGLRFKTNNMIASFQELAMTIGENGARDGIVKILESVTALTQGFTQVTEATNGYNIKLPILIGLAYGAVKAFGALKVALTGVKSAMGIFGLGLIAVETIASMFAKSASAADLNTEAMTELAQKTSDQKDELQKLVQTYNDLEPQAKNNTEKQKELEGVLSDIKTLAPHLIESTGKYGDALTLNKDKADEYIESLKAMSKEQFTMAQSANSIEMSTINVDLDKEQDKLNKLENSVKDAFNRMQDYQKKYNVQGLTDAEEEYNKRKIELANKASKAIEDGNKELSNKITLQLTEMLNEYAEYVKIIEDKGGKLSDYNDQIAKVQELEGRKGEIEARKKALDELINSTEGSNSANKRNADSLSTLKDGAYEAAEGVEGLSEAEKAAAGQAEKFDSALENIKNLNSIINDLNENHSVSADNLSLLIENYDNLLPYINDEATLRKKFKKRFQKKRRLLSKQCLQNFSTMNTSTNKP from the coding sequence ATGTATAAACAGGAAGCTAGTCTTAAAGCGAAAAATTTAATAAATACCAATCAAAACAATAAGAACTTCGATGATAATGTAGTAAAGAATTGGCTTAACTCTGTTAATGCTTTAAATACTTCAACTCCAATGGCTACTCAGCAAATGGATAGGTTACGGATGCAATTCAGAAATATTCAGTCTGAAGCAGCTAATTCAAATACCCAAGTTAGTCGTTTCGGAACTACAATGGAGAATGCTTTCGGAAGAATGCCAATATATATGGCTGCAAGTGCTGCTTTGTTTGCCCCTTTTGTTGCATTAGACAGACTAATTGACACTCTTTATTTGCTTGATGAACGATTAGTTACTATTGATAAAGTATCAGAGAATGCTGATTTAGCATCTATATTTGATAAAGCAACAGAGGCAGCATTAAAATTTGGACAGACAATTGATGGCACATTGGAATCACTTGGTGAGATTCAAAAGTTAGGGTTTAGTACTGCTGATGCTGAATCACTGAATAGTAACGCAATGTTACTTTCAACCGTAGGTGAATTTAAGTCTAATGCGGATGCTGCCAATTATCTTGTTGCGATTATGAGACAATACAAACTAGAAATAGCTGATACAGCAAGAGTTGTTGATGCTCTAAATGAAGTCAGTAACAAGACTGGTGCAGATACAGTATCATTGAGCCAAGGTTTATCTAAAGCTTCTTCTACTGCTGCAACTGCTGGTGTATCGTTTCATGAACTAAATGGTATGATCGCAAATACTCAAGAAGTATTGAAAATTAGTGGTAATGAAGCAGGAACATTTTATAAGACATTATTTTCTCGTTTCTTACGTGATAAAACACAAAGTATGCTTCAAAGTTTAGGAATTGAAACGAAGACAATGAGCGGTGAATTAAGATCTGCCACAGATGTTTTGAGGGATTTAGGTGATCAATGGGAAACCTTTGATGCTCAAACGAAGAATGCTATTGCCTCTCAACTTGGTGGTGGTTGGCATGTAGCAAAAACTATAAGCTTACTTGAGAACCAAGATAATGTCTTAAAAAATATAAATATCAGTATGGATAGTTACGGTTCTGCCACAGAGGAACTAAGTACATTCCAAGAAGGTCTTCGCTTTAAAACAAATAACATGATTGCTTCCTTCCAGGAATTAGCCATGACCATTGGTGAAAATGGTGCCCGTGATGGAATTGTAAAAATACTTGAATCGGTTACTGCTTTGACTCAAGGTTTTACTCAGGTAACGGAAGCAACAAACGGATATAATATCAAATTACCTATTCTAATTGGACTGGCATATGGAGCTGTAAAAGCGTTCGGAGCCTTAAAAGTTGCTTTAACTGGTGTAAAATCTGCTATGGGAATTTTCGGTCTTGGTTTAATTGCTGTTGAAACTATTGCATCAATGTTTGCTAAATCTGCCTCTGCAGCTGATTTAAATACAGAAGCTATGACTGAACTTGCTCAAAAAACAAGTGATCAGAAAGATGAGCTTCAAAAGTTAGTTCAGACTTATAACGACCTTGAACCACAAGCCAAAAATAACACAGAAAAGCAAAAAGAACTAGAAGGTGTCCTGTCAGATATTAAAACTTTAGCTCCTCACTTAATTGAGTCAACTGGTAAATATGGAGATGCTCTGACGTTAAATAAGGATAAGGCAGATGAATATATAGAATCACTAAAAGCGATGAGTAAAGAACAATTTACAATGGCACAATCAGCTAATTCTATAGAAATGAGTACCATTAATGTTGATTTAGATAAAGAGCAAGATAAGCTCAATAAATTAGAAAACAGCGTTAAAGATGCTTTTAATCGGATGCAGGATTACCAAAAGAAGTACAATGTGCAAGGGCTAACTGATGCTGAAGAGGAATACAACAAGCGTAAAATTGAGCTTGCTAATAAAGCATCTAAGGCTATTGAAGATGGGAATAAGGAACTCTCAAATAAGATAACCCTTCAGCTAACTGAAATGCTAAATGAATATGCAGAGTATGTAAAGATTATTGAGGATAAAGGTGGAAAACTATCCGATTACAATGATCAAATAGCTAAAGTTCAAGAACTTGAAGGTAGGAAAGGTGAAATTGAAGCAAGGAAAAAGGCATTAGATGAATTGATCAATAGTACAGAAGGCAGTAATTCAGCTAATAAAAGGAATGCCGATTCACTCTCAACATTAAAAGATGGTGCTTATGAAGCTGCTGAAGGAGTAGAGGGATTGTCGGAAGCTGAAAAAGCGGCAGCTGGGCAGGCTGAAAAATTTGATTCTGCTTTAGAAAACATCAAAAATTTGAATAGTATTATTAATGACCTCAATGAAAATCATTCAGTTTCTGCGGATAACCTAAGCCTTTTGATTGAGAACTATGATAATCTTCTACCTTATATAAATGATGAAGCAACTTTGAGAAAAAAGTTCAAGAAGAGATTTCAAAAGAAGAGAAGATTGCTAAGCAAGCAATGCTTGCAAAACTTCAGTACAATGAACACTTCTACAAACAAGCCTTAA
- a CDS encoding phage head-tail connector protein, with translation MTLSVGEKVKVLLNIEDDLNNTVLEILEENATYFILNRLKVEIVPETLNSTLVKMVIHDFQKRKNSKNGLLKSKQEGDMQESYLTDYPKEIIDEIDSKRKIRVI, from the coding sequence ATGACTTTATCTGTTGGAGAGAAAGTGAAAGTTCTCCTAAATATAGAAGATGATCTTAATAATACTGTCTTAGAGATTCTGGAGGAGAATGCAACCTATTTTATTCTAAACCGACTCAAAGTTGAAATAGTCCCAGAAACCTTAAATTCAACTTTAGTTAAAATGGTTATTCATGACTTTCAAAAGAGAAAGAACAGTAAGAATGGACTCTTAAAAAGTAAGCAAGAGGGAGATATGCAAGAAAGTTATTTAACTGATTATCCTAAAGAGATTATTGATGAGATTGATTCTAAAAGAAAGATCAGGGTTATCTAA
- a CDS encoding phage major capsid protein yields MTYLKEQLSGFVPTEQAAGIMKDVTQGSTILKLSKVEPMKSEKKKFSVLAEGPGAYWVGEAERIQTSEAKWIYPEIEAKKLAVIIPVTKEKLNDTTIDVFSELTPEIAKAFYTAIDGACLFGTNTPFAKSIFGVSDAAGSKVELGTNTSLDLDVSDVMALVEDSGLDVNGFVAHRGMKNSLRKLRDANGNALYVEGVNQKELYNQAIEYSGNGSFDKTKAELIAGNFDYSIVGIRQGIEYQILTEATLQNTLHTDGKPLSLAEQDMVAIKATMRIGFLPVKENAFALLTPKQTA; encoded by the coding sequence ATGACATATTTAAAAGAACAATTATCAGGATTTGTACCAACAGAACAAGCAGCAGGAATTATGAAGGATGTAACTCAAGGATCTACAATTTTGAAATTATCTAAAGTAGAACCAATGAAAAGTGAGAAAAAGAAATTCTCAGTACTAGCAGAGGGACCAGGTGCTTACTGGGTAGGAGAAGCTGAGCGTATTCAGACTTCTGAGGCTAAATGGATCTATCCTGAAATTGAAGCTAAAAAGCTCGCTGTAATTATCCCTGTAACAAAAGAAAAACTTAATGACACTACTATTGATGTGTTTTCAGAACTAACACCTGAGATTGCTAAAGCATTCTACACAGCTATTGATGGTGCTTGTTTATTCGGTACTAATACTCCTTTTGCAAAGAGTATTTTTGGAGTATCAGATGCTGCAGGAAGTAAGGTTGAACTCGGCACAAATACTTCTTTAGATTTAGACGTTTCAGATGTAATGGCTCTTGTAGAAGATAGTGGTCTAGATGTTAACGGTTTTGTTGCACATAGAGGAATGAAAAATTCATTAAGGAAACTTCGTGATGCCAATGGAAATGCCCTTTATGTAGAAGGTGTAAATCAGAAAGAGCTTTATAATCAAGCAATCGAATACTCAGGAAATGGTTCTTTCGATAAGACAAAAGCAGAGCTTATTGCTGGGAACTTTGATTATTCTATTGTTGGTATTCGCCAAGGTATTGAGTATCAAATCTTAACAGAAGCAACCCTTCAGAATACTTTACACACAGATGGCAAGCCTTTGTCTCTGGCTGAGCAAGATATGGTTGCTATTAAGGCGACAATGAGAATTGGATTCTTACCGGTAAAGGAAAATGCCTTTGCTCTACTGACTCCAAAACAAACTGCATAA
- a CDS encoding DUF4355 domain-containing protein — protein MDLQAVKTFLEEQKENEEVIAYLQGLSKVTPEGAKAYLDTEEGKKILQPKLDQNFTKGLETWKSNHLQKLIDEEVAKVKNPNETPDQKRIRELEEMIANDRAEKLRSDLKSSAVTSLTDKKLPTFLVDYLIGRDEEVTTQNLTKFEEVWTTQIQAVKDEILKENGTTIDEGASSGSGSNLDFFSAIKQNQTRK, from the coding sequence ATGGATTTACAAGCAGTAAAAACGTTCCTAGAGGAACAAAAAGAAAATGAGGAAGTCATAGCATACCTACAGGGGTTATCAAAAGTGACACCTGAAGGAGCAAAAGCTTACCTAGATACTGAAGAAGGTAAAAAGATTCTTCAGCCAAAACTGGATCAAAATTTTACAAAAGGTCTGGAAACTTGGAAGTCAAACCATCTTCAAAAACTCATTGATGAAGAGGTAGCAAAGGTGAAAAATCCAAATGAAACACCAGATCAAAAAAGAATTAGAGAACTTGAAGAAATGATTGCTAATGACAGAGCTGAAAAATTACGTTCGGATCTTAAATCTTCTGCTGTCACTTCTTTGACTGACAAGAAGTTACCTACTTTCCTAGTCGATTACCTTATTGGAAGAGATGAGGAAGTTACTACTCAAAACTTAACAAAATTTGAAGAGGTTTGGACGACACAGATTCAAGCAGTTAAAGATGAAATTCTCAAAGAGAATGGTACCACTATTGATGAAGGGGCTTCTAGCGGTAGTGGAAGTAATTTAGATTTCTTTAGTGCAATTAAACAAAATCAAACTAGAAAGTAA
- a CDS encoding phage portal protein: MASEDLILKLLHELDVQAPKYKKLLDYYEGRHKLLFEQPKVEDSRNDERAIFNYCQKTVQNFVGYLLGKPINYQSKSGNKDFINSIEKHFAFWEKEHNIRLKELTEIYGLAYEVCYSTSQKEFLCACFSPLEMITLNDGTIERNTSLAVRRYQKPYDDSTYVDVWDDKYLTKYVLNNKKLVQLSRKRHIFSICPVNEVVNNDSKRSAFDGIVRINDLYNAVNSSAANEMLDHRSAYLVIENADLDLDEAIKMKQNGIILAPAGSKVYWSVKDVNNAFFKDMIKQWQDEFYIQTNTVNLNENFQSNTSGVSIRLKLQELENLSAIKESIFERALKRRFKLFCEWLMIAESNEFDYRDLSISFTRNVPVDEVAIANMIILLKDMLPHEDLISWLPRVTNPQSAIQKLKNERDAMGLYTLDEHLKKQNGVLNEKI, from the coding sequence ATGGCAAGTGAAGACTTGATATTAAAGTTATTACATGAACTAGATGTTCAGGCACCTAAATATAAAAAGCTATTAGACTATTATGAGGGAAGACATAAATTATTGTTTGAACAGCCAAAAGTTGAAGACAGTCGAAATGACGAAAGGGCAATTTTTAACTATTGTCAAAAGACGGTTCAAAACTTTGTCGGATATCTATTAGGGAAGCCAATAAATTATCAATCTAAATCGGGGAACAAGGATTTTATTAATTCTATTGAAAAGCACTTTGCTTTCTGGGAAAAGGAGCACAATATACGGCTGAAGGAATTAACTGAAATTTACGGACTGGCATATGAGGTATGCTATTCAACAAGCCAAAAAGAATTCCTCTGTGCTTGCTTCAGTCCTCTGGAAATGATCACTCTAAATGATGGGACAATTGAAAGGAACACTTCATTAGCAGTGAGAAGATATCAGAAACCATATGATGATTCAACTTATGTTGATGTGTGGGATGATAAGTACTTAACTAAATATGTTCTTAACAATAAGAAATTAGTTCAACTATCCAGAAAAAGACATATATTTAGTATTTGTCCTGTTAATGAGGTTGTCAACAATGACTCTAAACGTTCAGCATTTGATGGGATTGTTAGAATAAATGACCTTTATAATGCTGTAAACAGTTCTGCAGCAAATGAAATGCTCGATCATCGTTCGGCATATTTAGTTATAGAGAATGCAGATTTAGACTTAGATGAGGCAATAAAAATGAAACAGAATGGAATTATTCTGGCTCCTGCTGGTAGCAAAGTGTATTGGTCGGTAAAAGACGTCAATAATGCTTTCTTTAAGGACATGATTAAACAATGGCAAGATGAATTTTATATTCAGACAAACACTGTAAACTTGAATGAGAACTTTCAATCAAATACTTCAGGTGTGAGCATTCGACTAAAGTTACAAGAATTAGAAAACCTCTCGGCTATTAAAGAATCAATTTTTGAGAGAGCATTAAAAAGGCGCTTTAAACTGTTCTGTGAATGGCTAATGATTGCTGAATCTAACGAGTTCGATTATAGAGACTTGTCCATTTCGTTCACTCGAAATGTTCCTGTGGACGAGGTTGCAATAGCGAATATGATTATTTTGCTTAAAGATATGCTGCCTCATGAGGATTTAATTTCTTGGCTTCCACGGGTAACTAACCCACAATCGGCAATTCAAAAATTAAAAAATGAACGAGATGCAATGGGACTGTATACTCTTGATGAGCACCTTAAGAAACAAAATGGTGTGTTGAATGAGAAAATTTAA
- a CDS encoding recombinase family protein, whose amino-acid sequence MANKYGYIRVSSKDQNEGRQVKKMIDKGVEARRIFIDKASGKDFNRPQYQTLIKVLGEGDLLYIDALDRLGRNYDAVINEWKYITRELKADIVILENETLFDSRKFREMGDMGKLMEDQFLSLLSYVADQERKKIKQRQAEGIALAKQQGKHLGRPSVSLDTLSEKQKKLLNDNYQSWKTRGMTAIELMELLNLKKSSFYKIIKEYEETIKA is encoded by the coding sequence ATGGCAAATAAATACGGCTACATCCGTGTCTCCAGTAAAGATCAAAATGAAGGACGACAAGTTAAGAAAATGATTGATAAAGGTGTTGAAGCTAGACGAATCTTTATAGATAAAGCATCAGGAAAGGATTTCAATCGTCCACAGTACCAAACACTAATTAAAGTATTAGGCGAAGGTGATTTACTCTATATAGATGCCCTTGATCGCTTAGGACGTAACTATGATGCTGTTATAAACGAATGGAAATACATTACTCGTGAACTTAAAGCAGATATTGTTATACTTGAGAATGAAACCTTATTTGACAGCCGTAAATTTAGAGAAATGGGAGACATGGGAAAGCTTATGGAAGATCAATTCTTATCGCTGTTATCCTATGTAGCTGACCAGGAAAGAAAGAAAATTAAGCAAAGACAGGCTGAAGGAATTGCACTTGCTAAACAACAAGGAAAGCATTTAGGTAGACCTTCTGTAAGCCTTGATACTCTAAGTGAAAAACAAAAGAAGCTGCTAAATGATAACTATCAATCATGGAAGACTAGAGGTATGACAGCCATTGAACTTATGGAATTACTTAACCTAAAGAAAAGCTCATTCTATAAGATAATTAAAGAGTATGAAGAAACTATAAAAGCCTAA
- a CDS encoding helix-turn-helix domain-containing protein, whose protein sequence is MSNEVKEYVPDGLTDKQNEVAILEAYGGMDRRQISKTVGISHQTLYTYLKKPEVIATIDKYRQEKKIWLSPSC, encoded by the coding sequence ATGAGTAATGAAGTTAAAGAATATGTTCCAGATGGACTAACCGATAAACAAAATGAAGTAGCCATATTAGAAGCTTACGGAGGCATGGATCGAAGGCAAATATCAAAGACAGTTGGCATAAGTCATCAAACACTTTACACCTATTTAAAGAAGCCAGAAGTAATAGCTACCATTGACAAATACAGACAAGAGAAAAAAATCTGGCTAAGTCCCTCCTGCTAA
- a CDS encoding type II toxin-antitoxin system PemK/MazF family toxin produces the protein MSVVDDNVKNLLNEINKFDTLSFKDKSRFILELKKWLYNSVKRNYRIKQNSRSESTKRPRQNVYCIDFGVNIGREFNYFHFCVVIKEFNNTAIVVPLSTEKENDPEWKSASNLMIPIGVIEDMPKDKKPVYALVNQMKTVSKQRLTDYYVKEEGKHYPMMLDAHQMKAILDAITNSIGQQQIKERIKVKETV, from the coding sequence ATGAGTGTAGTTGATGATAATGTAAAAAATTTACTAAATGAGATTAATAAATTTGACACCCTTTCATTTAAAGATAAATCTAGATTTATTTTAGAATTGAAAAAGTGGTTGTACAATAGTGTTAAAAGAAACTATAGGATTAAACAAAATAGTCGTTCTGAATCAACTAAGCGTCCTAGGCAGAATGTATATTGTATAGATTTCGGAGTCAATATAGGAAGGGAGTTTAATTATTTCCATTTCTGTGTAGTAATTAAAGAGTTTAATAATACTGCAATAGTTGTTCCGTTATCTACCGAAAAAGAAAATGATCCAGAATGGAAAAGTGCTTCCAATTTAATGATTCCTATAGGTGTTATTGAAGACATGCCCAAAGATAAAAAACCTGTTTATGCACTGGTTAATCAAATGAAAACTGTTAGCAAGCAGCGTTTAACAGATTATTATGTTAAGGAAGAAGGAAAACACTATCCAATGATGTTAGACGCTCATCAAATGAAAGCAATTTTGGATGCAATAACTAACTCGATTGGACAACAACAAATTAAAGAAAGAATAAAAGTTAAAGAAACTGTTTGA
- a CDS encoding helix-turn-helix domain-containing protein, with translation MKISKLRRMRVLNGMTQEHLSLLLGVSQSYLSLLERGQKEITPEINHKIRDIFKNID, from the coding sequence TTGAAAATTTCTAAATTAAGAAGAATGAGAGTATTAAATGGGATGACTCAAGAGCATTTGAGTTTGCTGCTAGGTGTCAGTCAATCTTATTTGTCTCTCCTGGAAAGAGGGCAAAAAGAAATTACCCCTGAAATAAACCATAAGATTAGAGATATCTTTAAAAATATAGATTAG